From the Kogia breviceps isolate mKogBre1 chromosome 3, mKogBre1 haplotype 1, whole genome shotgun sequence genome, one window contains:
- the NAA30 gene encoding N-alpha-acetyltransferase 30: MAEVPPGPSSLLPPPAPPASAAAEPRCPFPAGAALACCSEDEEDDEEHEAGGGGGGSPAGGEATAAAKGHPCLRCPQPPQEQLQLNGLINPELRHLRTAASLKSKVLSAAEAATVTATPTPAGGPRATATKGAGVHLGESPPPCLPNNARTALRSPAEAAAASDPAAARNGLAEGTEQEEEEDEQVRLLSSSLTVGCSLRSPSGREVEPGEDRTIRYVRYESELQMPDIMRLITKDLSEPYSIYTYRYFIHNWPQLCFLAMVGEECVGAIVCKLDMHKKMFRRGYIAMLAVDSKYRRNGIGTNLVKKAIYAMVEGDCDEVVLETEITNKSALKLYENLGFVRDKRLFRYYLNGVDALRLKLWLR; encoded by the exons ATGGCGGAGGTACCGCCTGGGCCTAGCAGCCTCCTCCCACCACCAGCACCTCCGGCCTCGGCGGCGGCCGAGCCCCGCTGTCCCTTCCCGGCGGGGGCCGCTCTCGCCTGCTGCAGCGAGGACGAGGAGGACGACGAGGAACACGaagccggcggcggcggcggcgggagcccGGCGGGCGGCGAGGCAACGGCTGCGGCCAAGGGGCATCCGTGCCTCCGCTGCCCCCAGCCGCCGCAGGAGCAGCTGCAGCTCAACGGATTGATCAACCCCGAACTGCGGCACCTCCGGACGGCCGCCTCTCTCAAGAGCAAGGTTTTGAGCGCGGCCGAGGCGGCCACGGTCacggccacccccacccccgccggggGCCCCAGAGCGACTGCAACAAAAGGAGCCGGGGTACACTTGGGCGAGagcccccctccctgcctccccaatAATGCAAGAACTGCGCTCCGCAGCCCCGCAGAGGCAGCGGCGGCAAGCGATCCCGCGGCGGCCCGCAATGGACTGGCGGAGGGCacggagcaggaggaggaggaagacgagCAGGTGCGGCTGCTATCTTCATCCCTGACCGTCGGCTGCAGTTTGAGAAGCCCTTCAGGCCGGGAGGTTGAGCCTGGGGAGGATCGGACTATACGTTATGTCCGATATGAATCCGAGCTGCAAATGCCCGATATCATGAGACTGATCACCAAAGATCTGTCTGAACCCTACTCCATTTATACCTATAGATATTTTATCCACAACTGGCCACAGCTGTGCTTCTTG gccATGGTAGGGGAGGAGTGTGTAGGTGCCATCGTTTGCAAGTTGGATATGCACAAAAAGATGTTCCGCAGAGGTTATATAGCCATGTTAGCCGTGGATTCCAAATACAGGAGAAATGGCATTG GTACTAACTTGGTTAAGAAAGCTATATATGCTATGGTTGAAGGAGACTGTGATGAG GTTGTTTTGGAAACAGAAATAACGAATAAGTCTGCTTTGAAACTTTATGAAAATCTTGGTTTTGTTCGAGATAAGAGGCTGTTCAGATACTATTTAAATGGAGTTGATGCACTGCGACTTAAATTGTGGCTGCGTTGA